One window from the genome of Erwinia sorbitola encodes:
- a CDS encoding MFS transporter, giving the protein MSTLNIDDGIALPPSHSTPVRSVSDVAQLINTSTSKNSYARWIVFLALGGVFLDAYDLTTLSYGIDDVVKEFGLTPTITGLVTSSIMIGTIVGNLIGGWLTDKYGRYSVFMADMLFFVVSAIAAGLAPNVWVLIGARFLMGIGVGIDLPVAMAYLAEFSKFTGKGNKAARLAAWCPMWYAASSACFFIIFALYFLLPAEHADWLWRASLLFGAVPALIIIAVRSKFMNESPLWAANQGDLEGAARILRDSYGITAHAAEPDEKNAVKPVPPKVSFRVLFQKPYRERTIVTAVMNICISFEYTAIAFFLPSILAQFLGAGVFETISASLGLNALFAFTGGLLGMRLAWKFPSRHVAIAGFALQFIALISLALIGHPSATLGVVFAILMLGLWLFAEGFGPGAQMMIYPALSYPTHIRATGVGFGRSLSGVGSALALFILPILQATFGTNMFWIVSLAAIIPIIFLLVIRFEPTKQDIDDQTETGESHV; this is encoded by the coding sequence ATGAGTACATTAAATATTGATGATGGCATTGCTTTACCGCCATCTCACTCAACACCGGTTCGATCCGTCAGTGATGTGGCACAGTTAATCAATACCAGCACCAGTAAAAACAGCTATGCACGCTGGATCGTTTTCCTTGCTCTGGGCGGAGTGTTTCTTGATGCCTATGACCTGACCACGCTCTCATATGGAATTGACGATGTGGTGAAAGAGTTCGGCCTGACCCCGACGATTACCGGGCTGGTAACATCTTCAATTATGATTGGTACTATCGTCGGCAATTTAATCGGTGGCTGGCTGACCGATAAATATGGCCGTTACTCGGTGTTTATGGCCGATATGCTGTTCTTTGTTGTCTCTGCAATCGCGGCCGGATTAGCCCCTAACGTCTGGGTACTGATTGGTGCCCGTTTTCTGATGGGGATTGGGGTAGGTATCGATCTGCCGGTGGCAATGGCCTATCTGGCGGAGTTCTCGAAATTTACCGGCAAGGGTAACAAAGCCGCACGACTGGCGGCCTGGTGCCCGATGTGGTACGCCGCCTCATCCGCCTGTTTCTTTATTATTTTCGCCCTCTATTTCCTGCTGCCTGCTGAACATGCCGACTGGCTGTGGCGCGCGTCACTGCTGTTTGGTGCGGTACCCGCGCTGATTATCATCGCTGTGCGCAGCAAATTTATGAATGAATCACCGCTGTGGGCTGCCAATCAGGGTGACCTGGAGGGGGCGGCGCGTATCCTGCGTGACTCCTACGGCATTACCGCCCATGCGGCTGAACCTGATGAAAAAAATGCGGTAAAACCCGTTCCGCCAAAGGTCAGCTTCCGCGTGCTGTTCCAGAAGCCGTACCGCGAGCGCACCATCGTCACCGCTGTAATGAATATCTGTATATCGTTTGAATATACCGCCATTGCCTTCTTTTTGCCGTCGATCCTCGCACAGTTTCTTGGCGCAGGCGTGTTTGAAACCATCTCTGCATCGCTGGGGCTGAATGCGCTGTTTGCGTTTACCGGCGGTCTGCTGGGGATGCGTCTGGCGTGGAAATTCCCGTCGCGCCACGTGGCTATTGCCGGTTTTGCCCTGCAATTTATTGCGCTCATCTCACTGGCGCTGATTGGCCATCCGAGCGCCACTCTCGGCGTGGTGTTTGCCATTCTGATGCTTGGCCTGTGGCTGTTTGCTGAAGGTTTTGGGCCTGGGGCGCAGATGATGATCTATCCGGCGCTCTCCTATCCCACCCATATCCGCGCCACCGGCGTAGGTTTTGGCCGCTCTCTCTCCGGCGTGGGCAGTGCGCTGGCGCTGTTTATCCTGCCGATTTTACAGGCCACCTTTGGCACCAATATGTTCTGGATTGTCTCGCTGGCCGCGATTATCCCGATTATTTTCCTGCTGGTGATCCGTTTCGAACCCACGAAGCAGGACATCGACGACCAAACCGAAACTGGAGAATCCCATGTCTGA